CGTCGTTCATGCGCAGGTCGGGCTTGGGATAGACCAGCACCACGCGGCCGAGCGTCCCGTCCTTTTCCCTGAGCTTGAGAAGCTGCTTTTCGGGAACGCGCTCGCAGTCTTCAGCCGAAGTGTCCTGCGCACTGCCATTCACCGCAAACTGGTCCTCGCAGATGGGTTTGAGGTTGAGGGTTTCGCGAATCTCTTCGATCTTCTCGCGCTGGCTCTGGCTCATCCAGCCGATGGGCTGGGTGTCGATGCGCTTCTTGATGCGCTCGATGACCTTGAGTTTGTCTTCCTGCTCTTCGGGCACCAGCGAGCCCAGCCACCACACGCGGTCGATGGTGCTGGTATCGCTCTCACGTTTTTTCTCGTAGGCGGCCGCCACATCGGCGCTCTGCTCCGCCGAATCGGTGAGCACCACCTGGGGCGCGCTGCCGCCCGAGCCGAAGGCGATCGTGCGAGCCTGAATGGCCCCGTTGATCTCCGGCGCGGTCCACATCTGGGCGCGCAGCTTGCCAAAATCGTATTCAAAGGGATCGGCCAGCAACCGCGCGGTGAACAGCACCGCCACCACCGTGAGCGCGACCGCCGTCCAGATGATCGGCTTGGGGTGGCGCTCGCAGAGCTCGGCTATTTGGCGGCTGCCCAGGTAGCCGTCGCTGACCTGCTCGTTGGTGAACTTGGTAACGAAGGGGCGGATGCGCTCGGAAAAGGCCAGCAGTGCCGGCACCAGCGCAAAGCAGCACGCCCAGCAGATGAGCATGCCGATGCCGCCCATGAAACCGAACTGGGAGAAGCCCTTGAACGCGGCGATGAGCAGCACGCCGTAGGCCACCGAAGTCGCCATGGCCGCCGTGAGCGTCGCACCGGCGGTATTTTCCGTGGCAACGAGGAGCGACTCGCGCGGGTCCTTCCCGCTGCGCCGTTCTTCGAGATATCTCGCCATGAAGATCAGCGAGAAGTTGATCCCGTTGCCGATGATGATGGAGCCCAGGAAGGCCGTCTGCTGGTTGAGATACCCGATGTGAAAATACGTGATGGCAAAGGTCCAACTGATCGCCACCAGCACGGAGATTCCCATGAACACCACGGGACGGAAACGGCGGAAATACAGAAAGATCACCAGGCATACCAGGAATATCGTGAGCCCTGCGGTCTGCACCGCCTCTTCGATGATCAGCCGGTACTGGAAGCGCCGCGAGTACAGACCGCCCCACTGGTAGAGTTCCATCTGCCCGGGCTCGAGGGAATCGAAGATTTCCTGCACCCTTGATTCAAAGCGGTCGGTGAACGAGAGCGAACCGCCGCTGACGGCCACCTCCACGCTGATCCCCAGGAAGGTCCCTGCCCGGTTGGTGATGTAGTCGTCGCGGTTTCGCGGCTGACTCATGTCGATGGTGGCGTTGTAGCTCTCGAAGATCTCGTCGACGGGGGCGGGTTTCTCGCTGAAATGGAAGCACCAGGGGCTCTCCTCGCAGCGCTCCCACGCCATGATTTCCTCGTTGCGCTCGCCCATCTCCACCATGACCCCCAGCGGGACCATGACCTCGAACTGGACGTTGTGGGCCGAGCCCTTGTAGCGCCGGCGGTATTTTTCCTCGATGTCCTCGGTCGTGAATTCGGGCTTGTCGTCGATCGAGACACAGAACGGACTCTTGTTGCACTTCTCCCAGGTGATGCGGCGCTTCAGGCGCTTGTCCACCTCTTTGAGGTCCGCAAGGTCGACGTAGAGGAACTTGTGCTCGTCAAAGAAGCGATCGTCGGCAGTGCGGCGATATTTGATCTCGCGAATGGAGAGTTCGTCCTTGTGCTTTTCCAGCTCGGCAACAAAGCGCTCGACAAAGGCCTTGTTCTTCTCGAAATCCTCGCCGCCGACGACGAGCTGCATCTCCGTCGCGCCGCCGTAGCGCTGTTTGAGCGTCTCGAAGTCCTGCTTGCTGCGATCGGAATCGGGAAGGAGCGTGGCAAAGTCGGTGCGCACGTCCTGGAAGAGAAGATAGGTGTAGTAACTGCTGAGCGCCGTGAGGGCGAAGACCACGGCAATGACGATGGCGTAGTGATCGTGGGACCAGCCCACCCATCGGACGAGCAATTCTCGCAGGCGCAGCCGCCAGGATGAATTGTCCTCGTTGGAGCGGGTCATGGCTGCCTCGAAGCGCGGGGTTCAGTGCGGGCGGGCCGCAACCCGGGTCTCCGAACTAGATGAGGCCGCGGCGCTGGCGAACCTGACGGAGCACGCGGTTGTATTCGATCTGCCACTCGGGCGTGCCTTCCTTGAGGTTGCGCATCTTGGTACGCACTTCCTTGTCCAGGTCGGCTTCGTTCACCATGTTGTCGCGGAAGATGTTGACGATCTTGCGCCGCAGGATGTTGTCGGCGACGTAGACCTCTTCAACGTGATCGGAAATCATGAAACTCTCGATGATCTGACCGGCCATCCAGAACAGGCCATCGTCACCGGTGGGGAACTTCTTTTCTTCGGCCAGCTCGCGCTTGGTCTTGGCGAACTCGCTGTAGCCCAGGCCGCGCGCCTCCATCAGCTCACGGGTCTCTTCGAGAAGCTCCGATTCCTGGCGCAGATACTCCCCCACGATGGCGCGGATGTCGAGCTCCACGTCGTCAACGGCGGTGCGTTCGACATCGATGTCACCGTCGGAGATCAGGCTGGAGACGATCTTGCTGGCGATAACGGGAATTCGGGATCGATAGAGTCGCATGGTTTTCTCGGTTCGTGCGGCAGCCTCTTTGGCCCGCTCGGGTGCGCCTGGCGCGGAGATCCCTTTCGGGCGAAAGGTAGCGCACTCTAGGCCGAGGCCGCCGGGTTGTCAAAATCCCCGGGCATTTCACGCACTTACCACCGACCCGGGGTTGCCAAGCCCCTCGCTTTCATGGGAAAATGAACGCCTAACATGAATGTCACCGGTCCGCAGGAGGGGATGGGCCGGATTATCCCACGCAAGCCAGAGAGGAGCAGCAAGAGCGCTGCCATGCCTTTGCCTTCCCAGAACATGCCCACGGCCTATTGTCCCGCCTGCGACGCCGACGTGGAGGTCTTCATCATCCTCGACAAGGGCTCGGAGGTGATGAATTGCGCGCGCTGCTCCCGCAAGCTCATCCCCGGCATGACCCGGGAGGATTACCAGAGCCTGCCCGCCCAGAAACGGGCGGCTGCCGACGCAGCAGCCGCCGCGGCCGCGGCCGAAGAACACGACAAGGAAGACGAATTCCTGGCCGAGCTGGCCTCGGTCATGGACACCCCTGCCCAGGCCGAAGCAGTCGAGGAGCTCCAGCCCGTCGAGGCGGAGGTCTACTACGACGGCGCGCTGGGCACCGTGCTGGTGGCCGACGATGAGAAGCTCGTGCGCAGCGTCATCGGCGAGATCTTTCTCGACCAGGGCGTCGCCAGCGAGATCGTCTACTGCGGCAACGGCGGCGAGGTGGTCAAGGAATTTACCAAGCTCGCAGGCCAACCCGTGGGCCTGCTCGTGCTCGATCTTGAAATGCCGATTCTCAACGGCCTGCAGACGGCCATGGCTGTGCGCAAGCTCGAACAGGCCAGGTCGCTGAGCCCCGTGCCCATTCTCTTTTTCTCCGGGCGCAAGCGTGAAAAGCGCCTCGACGAGGCCATGCGCAAGCTCGGCCCCTCGATGTACATGTTCAAGGGCGGCGACCACACCGACACCGATCCCCGGCACGTTCTTGCCGGCCGCGTGCGCAAGGTGGTCAAGCTGCTCATGCGCGAGATGCAACGGTGAGCGTTCCCGAGATCCACAAGCTGCGCCACCGCACGGTGGAGGTCTGGGCCCACGGGATCCTCTACAAGGGCGTTCTGGACGGGGTCGACGAGGAGAGCGTCTACCTCAAGGGCATCACCTGCTACCACACCATCCCGCTTGATCGCGTGACGGTCATCCGGCTTCCCGGCGAAGGGCGGTTCCAGCTTCGTCACCGCGCAAGCGGGCTGAGCGCCGAATTCTTTGCCTTTCAGCCTGGCGAGGAAGACGAAGTCGAATCCGAGTGGGATGCCTCCGACGCCCATGAGCCGCCGACCGCCCCGGCCGGGAATCCCGACCCCGAATCGGGGGATTGATCCACTTATACGCCGCGAGTAGCCTTGGAGGGTTGGAACTTCGGGGTACGGCCGGGCCTTTAAGAGCGTCGGGCCGTTTGGATGAGGGTATGGTTTCCGAGCAAGAGTCGATCTTTGGGCTGACCGCCGTGTGCTGCGCGACCGGGATTTACCTGGCCATCGCGCTGGTCCGGGCCGAGGCCCGGCGCCTTCGCGAGCCCACGGAGGCCGAAAAGCCCTACGCCAGCAATGAGCGCTTTCTGCGACGGCTGGTGGGTTCGCTGATCATCGGCGCCCTGATGGTGATGATTCTCTTTGGCGTCTACGCCATCGATTTTTCGGGCCGGCCCGTACTGGCGATTCTTTACTGGGGAAGTTTCTGCGCGCTGGTTCTGCTCATGATGTTCATCGGCCTGGTCGACCTGCTCGACACGCGACGCATCGCGCATCTTGAGCACAGCCGGGCCCTCCAGCGCCTCATCGAGGAGGCCCGCAAGGCCGAGGCACGCAGGGCGGGCGATCAGGCCCAACGACAATAAAGCGCATTGGGCTCCGCGGGGAGGAGCTGGGGGAGTTCATGGAAGTATTGCTGTCCATTGATCAGGGCACGACCGGCACGACCGTGCTCGCACTGACCGAGGACCTTCGGGTTCTGGGTCGCACCAACATCGAGTTCAAACAGATCTATCCGCGTCCGGGCTGGGTCGAACACGATCCCATGGAAATCTGGGATTCGGTCGTCAAGGCAAGCCGCACGGTGATCAACCAGCTTCCCTCGGGTGCCCGCGTCGATGGCATCGGCATCACCAACCAGCGCGAGACCGTGGTCCTGTGGGACCGCAAGACGCTTGAACCCGTCTGCAATGCCATCGTCTGGCAGGACCGGCGCACCGCGCCCGATTGCGAGCGCCTGCGCGCGGCCGGGCACGAAAAAGACATCCGCCGCATCTCGGGCCTGCTGCTCGATCCCTATTTCTCGGGAACCAAGGTGGCCTGGCTGCTCAAGAACGACTCGACGCTTGCCAAGCGCGCCCGCGAGGGGCACATCGCCTTCGGAACGATCGACTCGTGGCTCATCGCCAAACTCACCAATGGCGAATCCCATGTGACCGACTACACCAATGCGTCCAGGACGCTGTTCTTCAACATCCGCAAGCTGGCCTGGGACACCGATCTGCTCAAGCTCTTCAAGATCCCGGCCACCATCCTGCCCGAGGCACGCCCCAACGTGAGCGACTTCGGCTGGACAAAGGGCGCGGGCTTCGTCAAGGACGGCACGCCCATTACCGGCGTCGCGGGCGACCAGCAGTCGGCCCTCTTCGGGCAGGCCTGCTTTGAGGTCGGCGCGGCCAAGAGCACCTACGGCACCGGCGCCTTCGTGCTGATGAACACGGGCGACAAGCCCATTCGCAGCAAGTCCCGCATGCTCACCACCGTGGCGTGGAATCTCGACGGCAAGAAGACGACCTACGCCCTCGAAGGCTCGGCCTTCATCGCCGGCGGCGCGGTGCAGTGGATTCGCGACGGCCTGGGCCTGATCAATGCCGCGCGCGAGATCGAGGCGCTCGCCAACGAAGTGCCCGACTCGGGTGAGGTGGTCTTTGTCCCCGCCCTCTCGGGCCTTGGCGCCCCTCACTGGAATCCCGACGCCCGCGGCCTGATCTGCGGAATCACCGGCGGCACCACCCGCGCGCACATCGCGCGCGCCACCCTCGAGGGCATCGCCTTCCAGGTGGCCGACCTGCTCACCGCCATGGAGGCCGACTCCAAGATCAAGCTCAAGGAGATCAAGGTCGATGGCGGCGCATGCGCGAACAACCTGCTCATGCAGTTCCAGTCCGACATCGTCGGTCGCAAGGTCGTGCGCCCCGAAATGATCGAGACCACGGCGCTGGGCGCCGCCTTCCTGGCGGGCATCGGCATCGGCATGTGGAAGGACACCAGCGCGGTCAAGAAGCTCTGGAAGCAGGACAAGGTGTTTACGCCCAAGTTCTCCGCCAGAGAGCGCAACACGCGCCTGGAACGCTGGCACAACGCGGCCAGGCGCGCCTAGGACGCGGGACACCGGCGCTTTTCGGCAAGCGATCGAGCGTCTACAAAACCTCTCGTAACTTCCCATCGCGCACGTGCACCTGCACGTGCGCGTGTACGAGGACTCTCCGTGACACTACGCGAACAACTCGAAGCCGACGGCGCAACCATCATCGAGCGCGCGGGCGTGCCCGTCGCAATCGACTTTGGCGAGAGCGCGGCCGAGGTGCGCGCCGCCCGCGAGGGCGCCGCGCTCTTCGATCTCTCCCATCGCCGCCTGCTGGAGGTAAGCGACGAGGATCGCGAGCGCTTCCTCTCGGGCATGGTCACCCAGGAAATCAAGAACCTCGCCCCCGGGCAGGGCGTCTACACGCTCATCTGCAATGTGATGGGCAAGGTGCTCGCCGACTGCCGCGTGTGGGTTGAAGCCGAACACTACCTCGTCGAGTCCGATCCCGAGGTGGCGCCAAAGGTCTTCGAGACCCTCGATCACTACATCATCGCCGACTACGTCGAGCTCGAAGACTGCTCGGAGCGCTACAGCATCCTGCACCTGACCGGAGCCAAAGCGGCCGAGGTAACCGGCTCGCTGGGCATCGCGCTTCCGGTCAAGCAGAGCACACTCGAAGAAGTGGATATTGACGGCCAGCGCGTGCGCGTTGCCCAGGTCGAGCGGCTCGGCCAGAGCGGCATCGACCTGTGGTGCTCTCGCGAGGGTGCATTCAAAGTCTGGGGCGCGCTCAAGGACGCGGGCGCCCATCCCGCCGGCGAGAGCGCGTGGAACCTGCTGCTTCTCGAAAACGGCCTGCCCCGCTACGGCACCGACTTCACCGACGCCAACCTCCCCCAGGAGGCCGGGCTCTTCAAGGCCTTCTCCACGACCAAGGGCTGCTACATCGGGCAGGAAGTCATCTGCAAGATCCAGAGCTACGCCCACGTGAGCAAGCACCTGGTGGGGCTCGAAATTGAAGGCGACATCCCGCCCGCGGGCGCCAGCCTCCAGGTCGGCGGCAAGGAGGCCGGCACGCTCACCCAGGCGGCGGCCTCCCCCACGCTGGGAACCGCCATCGGGCTGGGCTATGTGAGGCACGCCCTCTTTGAGGGCGAGAATCCCCCCGCCGAAGTGGAAATCACCTGGGAGGGCGGCGCCGCCAAGGCCAGGACGCACGTGGGGGCCTTTGTGGAGGGGTAGAGGATATTTGCCCCTCAGAGGCAACTTCGCCCCACCTGCCACCGCGACAATTCGACAGCCTAACCATCATCTGACCGTGCACGAGCACGTGCACGTGCTCGTGCACGGTGAGAAACTTGGAGCTTCGCGACCCCAGTTGACACACATGGCCGTTTTGGCCTGCGGCGCAATCTCTTGATCCTCCTTATTTGATTCCCGCCCCCGCCTGACCTACATAGGGGCCGCATCAGGATTCGGAGCGGTCACTTGAGGGCGGCCTCCCCGAGAACCCCTCCGAGAGGCTGCCGCTTCGTGCTCCACTACTTCCGAGACTTCAAACGCCTGAGCTTCAAGCAGATTGTCATTGTCTGGGTCGTGCTGTTCGTCTTTTTGGTGGGCGGCGGCATGGTGCTCGATGCCTTCCGGCCCGACCATCTGCTCTTCATCTTCACCCTGGGCATCATGGCCAGCCTGCTGCTCGGCAAGAGCCGCTCGCGCCAGTTCCTCAAGGACTGGACGCCGTGGTTTGCCTTCTGGCTGGCCTACGACATGCTGCGCGGCGTGGCCGACCAGGTCCGCCAGATCAACATCCAGAACGTCTACGACTTCGAGCACGCCCTCTTTGGCTGGGCCTTCCCCAGCAGCGCCTTCTCCCAGGACGTGTGGGACCGCGTGTTCGTGAAATCCCACCAGTGGGTGGGCTACCTGCAGGAACACATGGTTCCGCCGCTGTGGTTCCAGGGATTCAAGATCGCCCACGAGGGCGCCTGGTATGTGGCCACCCTCGACGCGATCACCGGCACCTTCTACAGCATCCACTTCTTCATCCCGTGGATCCTGGCCGCGCTGTTCTGGGGCGTGCGCAATGATCGCAAGATGTTCTTCCGCTACACCTACGCCATTGCGATTCTCAATGCCCTGGCACTGATTACCTTCGTGATCTTTCCGGCAGCGCCGCCCTGGTATGTGCTGGGTTACGGATTCCATCAGCCCGGCAATGAGTTCCTCGTGCAGGGCGCGGCCGGCGGCATGGTCAAGCTCGACCGCCTGTTGGGCATCGAGTTCTTCGCCAAGGTCTGGACCAACATGAATCCCAACCGCTTCGCGGCGGTCCCCTCGCTCCACGGCGGGCACTCGCTCATCGTTGCGATCTTCGCCACCATCGGCCTCAAGCACTGGGGCAAGAAGCGCTACCTGTTCTGGATCTACCCGGTGGGCATGTGGTTCTCGGCCTTCTACCTGAACCACCACTACATCATCGATCCCCTGCTGGCGAGCGTGTACATCGGGATCGGCATCCTGATTACCGAAAAGCTCGTCTACCCCCACTGGATTCGCAAATACCTGCTCGATCGCGAGGAACTCTCCCCCGAAGAACAGGCCCAACTACCCCCGCTGCCCGAACCGCCCGACCACGACGAGAACGCCCCGCCCACGCCCGAAGGGGCGTGAGCGATGGGCTGGGCAAGCCAAGCCTCTACCGGCATCCCGTAGGGGTTTGGTTTACCCAACCCATGTATGAACCGCCTGTGCGCGGTTCTCTCATTTCCCGATACAGAATTCCCCGAAGATGAGCCCGAGGATCTCGTCGCTGGTGGTCTCACCGGCGATTTCGGCGAGGTCTTCGAGCGCGGCGCGCAGTTCGATGCTGGCGAGCTCGGGGGCCTGCTGCTCGCGCAGCAGCGCGGCGGCGCGGGTGAGGTGATCGGCCGCGGCGCCCACCGAGGCGCGGTGGCGCTCGCGGGTAAGCAGGACGCGCTCGCCCTCGTCTTCGCGGCCCAGGCGGCTGGCCAGCAGCGCGCGCAGCTCGGCGAGGCCCTCGCCGGTGGCCACGGAGATCGCCGCGTCCGAGCCATCCACCGGCGCGGCGCCGTGCAGGTCCATCTTGTTGCTCACCACGATGAGCCTGGGGTCGCGCGCCGCGATGAGCGCGCGCGATTCCTCGCAGAGGGGCATGCTGGCATCGACGAGCAGGAGGAGCAGATCGGCCTCTTCAATGGCCTTGCGTGAGAGCGCCACGCCCACCCCCTCGACGCCGCCGGCCTCGCGAAGACCCGCCGTGTCAACCAGGCGCACGGGGAAGCCCTCGATCTCGCACCACTCTTCGAGCCTGTCGCGCGTCGTGCCCGGCTCGCCGTGGACGATGGCGCGGTCCTCGGAAAGCAGCGCGTTGAACAGGCTCGACTTGCCCGCGTTGGGCGCACCAACAAGCGCGACCCGCGCCCCCTCGCGCAGCAACCTGCCCGTTCGGTAGCCGATCATCAGCTCTTCGAGCGCCGCGCGTACGCGCTCAATCTCCGCGGCGGCGGCCTCGAGCCCCGGCGCGCCGGCGTCCTCTTCAACGAAGTCGATTTCCACTTCGACGTGGGCCAGCGCGCGGCGAAGGGATTGCCCCAGCTCCCCGATCTTTTCCGAGAGCGTCCCGCGTAGCACTTCGAGCGCCTGCCGCCGCGCGCGATCGGTGCGCGCGGCGATGAGGTCGGCAACGGCCTCGGCCTGTGCCAGATCGATACGGCCATTCAAGTACGCGCGCTCGGTGAACTCACCCGGACGCGCCTGCCGGGCGCCGGCGCTCATGGCCAGGGCAACAATGCGCGAGAGAATGAGGGGCGAGCCGTGGGCCTGAATCTCGGCCACGTCCTCACCCGTGTAGGAATGCGGCCCGCGCATGAGCGCAGCCATCACTTCATCGACTGAATCACCCGAGTCCGGGTCGATCACGCGGCCCGGGTAGAGCCGGTGGCTCTCAAGCGACTCGACCTTCGCGTTGGGAACGAAAAGCGTGGCGAGAATGCCCGCCGCCTCCGGGCCCGAAAGCCGCACCACGCCGATGCCGCCCATGCCCGGGGCGGTGGCGATGGCGACAATGGTGCTCTGTGACTCGTGCATGGCGGCTCACTTCCGGCCCTCGTGATAGAGCCCATTGCCCTGCCGCGGCAAGGGCCCGGCACTTCGGATTTCCCCCAGGAAATGCCGCGCCGCGGCGGCGCGGGGGCCGCGCCCTGCCCTTCGCGGGGATTCTCCCAACAATTTCAATAGCTTGAACCGGTGGAAGAGAGCGCCCCACTCGGGTAGACTTGGGCAGTTGGCGCCCGCACGGAGCCCAGGGGATGGGTCCGTACCGTGAGGGTGCGCCCCGGGCGCCACAAAGAGCCGGATGAAACGAAGAAACATCGAAGAGCTGCGCGAGCAAGACCTCGCTGACGGCACCTATTTGATCGCACGAAAATCCCTGGCCACCACCAAGCACGGAAAGCCCTACCTGAAGGTCAAACTCCAGGACCGCACGGGCGAACTTGAAGCACGGGTCTGGGACAATGCCGACGCGATCAGCGCCCAGTTCAACGAGGGCGAAGTCGCGCGCGTGCGCGGCACGGTGGAGTCTTTTGCCGGCACGCTGCAGGCCAAGCTCGACGACATCCGCGCCGTCCCGGCCGAGGACGTCGACCCCAGCGCCTTCCTACCCGTCACCCGCCACAGCGTCGAGGAAATGTGGGACCGCCTGCAAGCGGTGATCGAGGACATGCGCGACCCGTGGGTCAAGAAAGTCCTGCGCAAGATCTTTGACGATGAAGACCTGCAGGCGCGCTTCAAGCGCGCGCCCGCCGCCATGGGCATTCACCACCCGTGGATCGGCGGGCTTCTCGAACACGTGCTGAGCCTGGTCTACCTGGCCAAGCGCGTGTGCCCCCACTACCCGCACATCGATGAAGACCAGGTGGTTTTCGGCGCAATCATGCACGACCTCGGCAAGATCTATGAGCTGAGCTACGAGACGAGCTTCAACTACACCGACGAGGGGCGCCTGGTGGGCCACCTGGTTACCGGCGCGATTCTTACCGACCGCGCTGTGCGCGAGCTCGAGGGATTCCCGCGCGAGCTGGAGCTGCGGCTCAAGCACATCCTGCTGGCTCACCACGGCACCTACGAGTTCGGCTCCCCCAAGATTCCCCAGACCCTCGAGGCCGAGCTCCTGCACCGGCTCGACGACATGGATTCCAAGATTACGACCATGACCCAGTATCTGGAGAAGGGCTCCAGCGACGGGAGCAACTGGACCGAGTATGCGCGCTCCATGGGCCGCTCCTTCTTCATCGGCGAGAAAGGCCCGATCCAATGGGCCGATCACGTGGTGGAGCTTCCCGCCGAGGGCGGCGCCGCGCAGGCAACGCCGCCTCCCAAGGCGGACAAGCAAACCAAACCGGCACCTGTCAGCGAAAAGAGCGCAAGCAAGAACAAGGCTGCCGGCACGCCGGCAGGGGGCGACGACACCCTCGACCTGTTCGGCCGCCGGCGCGGATCGAACTAGCCGGGAAGCGTTTCAGAGGCGATGGAACCAAACCCCCAGGCACAAAGCGAAGCACCGAGCGCAACTCCGGCGTTCGGCCGCTATCGCATTGTCAAAAAGATCGCTTCGGGCGGTATGGGAGAGATCTATCTGGCCTCGCTTGAGCGCGAGGAAGGTTTTTCCAAGCAGGTCGTCATCAAGAAGCTCCTGCCCTCGCTCTCGCGCAATCCCGCCTTCGTTTCCATGTTCAACAACGAGGCACGGCTCGCGGCCCAGCTCTCGCACACCAACGTCATCCAGATCTTCGACTTCGGCCGGATGGAAGACACCCAGTTCATCGCCATGGAATGGGTGCACGGCGAGAACCTGGGCGACGTGCTCAGCGCGGCGAAGGAACGCAAGGCGCCCATTCCGCTCCGCGTGGCGCTCGACGTGGCGCTCGGCGTGCTGCGCGGTCTGGACTACGCCCACCGCAAGCTGGGCCCCAAGGGCGAGCGCCTCGACCTCATCCACCGCGACATCGCTCCCAAGAACATCCTGCTCTCCTACGAAGGAGACGTGAAGATCATCGACTTCGGCCTGGCCAAGGCCGCTGCCGCTTCCGACGCCACCGAGGGCGGCGCCCTCAAGGGCTCCTACTGCTACATGTCGCCCGAGCAGGTTGGCGGGCGCGCCATGGACGCGCGCTCGGATCTCTTCTCGATCGCGCTCGTGCTCTTCGAAATGATCCGCGGCGAGCGCCTCTATCCGGCCGAGCTTGGCCTGCGCCCGCTGCTCGAAGCCATACACAAGGGCGACCTCTCCCACTGGACCGACAAGGGACGCGACCCCTTCGGCGAGCTGCCCGGCGGCCTGGGACAGATTCTCCAGAAGGCGCTGGCAAAAGAACCGGCGGCGCGTTTCCAGACCGCGCGTGAATTCATCGAGGCACTCGAGGGTTTCATTCGCGAAAGCAATGGCTCACTGCCCGAGGGATCGGTGCGCGAGTATCTGCATGCGCTCTATTCTGAAAAGATCGCGAGTGACACGCCCAGCGCCGCCAGCGAGGCGGGCTTCGACCGCACGCGCGTGAACTCGGGCGCCCAGCAGGCGCTCGCCCAGGCGAGCGCGCAGGAACAGGCCAAGACCAGGCGGCGCAGCAGCCGCGCGAGCAGCCTGCTGTTCAACCTGCTGGCGCTGACCATCATCGTGGCGATTGTCGCCGGCGGCGGCATTCTGGCCTACCACTTCTGGTGGAAACCCGCGCAGATCGCCAAGACGCTGGGCGCGGTGCGCATCGTCACCGACCCGCCCGACGCAACGATTCTCTATGACGGA
The Chrysiogenia bacterium genome window above contains:
- a CDS encoding folate-binding protein YgfZ; the protein is MTLREQLEADGATIIERAGVPVAIDFGESAAEVRAAREGAALFDLSHRRLLEVSDEDRERFLSGMVTQEIKNLAPGQGVYTLICNVMGKVLADCRVWVEAEHYLVESDPEVAPKVFETLDHYIIADYVELEDCSERYSILHLTGAKAAEVTGSLGIALPVKQSTLEEVDIDGQRVRVAQVERLGQSGIDLWCSREGAFKVWGALKDAGAHPAGESAWNLLLLENGLPRYGTDFTDANLPQEAGLFKAFSTTKGCYIGQEVICKIQSYAHVSKHLVGLEIEGDIPPAGASLQVGGKEAGTLTQAAASPTLGTAIGLGYVRHALFEGENPPAEVEITWEGGAAKARTHVGAFVEG
- a CDS encoding DUF507 family protein → MRLYRSRIPVIASKIVSSLISDGDIDVERTAVDDVELDIRAIVGEYLRQESELLEETRELMEARGLGYSEFAKTKRELAEEKKFPTGDDGLFWMAGQIIESFMISDHVEEVYVADNILRRKIVNIFRDNMVNEADLDKEVRTKMRNLKEGTPEWQIEYNRVLRQVRQRRGLI
- a CDS encoding inositol phosphorylceramide synthase, with protein sequence MLHYFRDFKRLSFKQIVIVWVVLFVFLVGGGMVLDAFRPDHLLFIFTLGIMASLLLGKSRSRQFLKDWTPWFAFWLAYDMLRGVADQVRQINIQNVYDFEHALFGWAFPSSAFSQDVWDRVFVKSHQWVGYLQEHMVPPLWFQGFKIAHEGAWYVATLDAITGTFYSIHFFIPWILAALFWGVRNDRKMFFRYTYAIAILNALALITFVIFPAAPPWYVLGYGFHQPGNEFLVQGAAGGMVKLDRLLGIEFFAKVWTNMNPNRFAAVPSLHGGHSLIVAIFATIGLKHWGKKRYLFWIYPVGMWFSAFYLNHHYIIDPLLASVYIGIGILITEKLVYPHWIRKYLLDREELSPEEQAQLPPLPEPPDHDENAPPTPEGA
- the mnmE gene encoding tRNA uridine-5-carboxymethylaminomethyl(34) synthesis GTPase MnmE; this translates as MHESQSTIVAIATAPGMGGIGVVRLSGPEAAGILATLFVPNAKVESLESHRLYPGRVIDPDSGDSVDEVMAALMRGPHSYTGEDVAEIQAHGSPLILSRIVALAMSAGARQARPGEFTERAYLNGRIDLAQAEAVADLIAARTDRARRQALEVLRGTLSEKIGELGQSLRRALAHVEVEIDFVEEDAGAPGLEAAAAEIERVRAALEELMIGYRTGRLLREGARVALVGAPNAGKSSLFNALLSEDRAIVHGEPGTTRDRLEEWCEIEGFPVRLVDTAGLREAGGVEGVGVALSRKAIEEADLLLLLVDASMPLCEESRALIAARDPRLIVVSNKMDLHGAAPVDGSDAAISVATGEGLAELRALLASRLGREDEGERVLLTRERHRASVGAAADHLTRAAALLREQQAPELASIELRAALEDLAEIAGETTSDEILGLIFGEFCIGK
- a CDS encoding response regulator; its protein translation is MPLPSQNMPTAYCPACDADVEVFIILDKGSEVMNCARCSRKLIPGMTREDYQSLPAQKRAAADAAAAAAAAEEHDKEDEFLAELASVMDTPAQAEAVEELQPVEAEVYYDGALGTVLVADDEKLVRSVIGEIFLDQGVASEIVYCGNGGEVVKEFTKLAGQPVGLLVLDLEMPILNGLQTAMAVRKLEQARSLSPVPILFFSGRKREKRLDEAMRKLGPSMYMFKGGDHTDTDPRHVLAGRVRKVVKLLMREMQR
- a CDS encoding MMPL family transporter, which codes for MTRSNEDNSSWRLRLRELLVRWVGWSHDHYAIVIAVVFALTALSSYYTYLLFQDVRTDFATLLPDSDRSKQDFETLKQRYGGATEMQLVVGGEDFEKNKAFVERFVAELEKHKDELSIREIKYRRTADDRFFDEHKFLYVDLADLKEVDKRLKRRITWEKCNKSPFCVSIDDKPEFTTEDIEEKYRRRYKGSAHNVQFEVMVPLGVMVEMGERNEEIMAWERCEESPWCFHFSEKPAPVDEIFESYNATIDMSQPRNRDDYITNRAGTFLGISVEVAVSGGSLSFTDRFESRVQEIFDSLEPGQMELYQWGGLYSRRFQYRLIIEEAVQTAGLTIFLVCLVIFLYFRRFRPVVFMGISVLVAISWTFAITYFHIGYLNQQTAFLGSIIIGNGINFSLIFMARYLEERRSGKDPRESLLVATENTAGATLTAAMATSVAYGVLLIAAFKGFSQFGFMGGIGMLICWACCFALVPALLAFSERIRPFVTKFTNEQVSDGYLGSRQIAELCERHPKPIIWTAVALTVVAVLFTARLLADPFEYDFGKLRAQMWTAPEINGAIQARTIAFGSGGSAPQVVLTDSAEQSADVAAAYEKKRESDTSTIDRVWWLGSLVPEEQEDKLKVIERIKKRIDTQPIGWMSQSQREKIEEIRETLNLKPICEDQFAVNGSAQDTSAEDCERVPEKQLLKLREKDGTLGRVVLVYPKPDLRMND
- the glpK gene encoding glycerol kinase GlpK; translated protein: MEVLLSIDQGTTGTTVLALTEDLRVLGRTNIEFKQIYPRPGWVEHDPMEIWDSVVKASRTVINQLPSGARVDGIGITNQRETVVLWDRKTLEPVCNAIVWQDRRTAPDCERLRAAGHEKDIRRISGLLLDPYFSGTKVAWLLKNDSTLAKRAREGHIAFGTIDSWLIAKLTNGESHVTDYTNASRTLFFNIRKLAWDTDLLKLFKIPATILPEARPNVSDFGWTKGAGFVKDGTPITGVAGDQQSALFGQACFEVGAAKSTYGTGAFVLMNTGDKPIRSKSRMLTTVAWNLDGKKTTYALEGSAFIAGGAVQWIRDGLGLINAAREIEALANEVPDSGEVVFVPALSGLGAPHWNPDARGLICGITGGTTRAHIARATLEGIAFQVADLLTAMEADSKIKLKEIKVDGGACANNLLMQFQSDIVGRKVVRPEMIETTALGAAFLAGIGIGMWKDTSAVKKLWKQDKVFTPKFSARERNTRLERWHNAARRA